DNA sequence from the Prolixibacter sp. SD074 genome:
CGGGGCCAACGACATGGGTTCCATCATGATTGAAGAAAACGTGGTTTCTGCAGCAGGAGCATCGTACCAGATGAATGCCAAAGGAATTCAGCAGTCGATTATCGACGCTGGTTTCCGTCCGCAACTGCGTACGCAAGGATACGAACATGCCAAGTTACCGGAAATTGTTCCGGAACTGCAGCCAGCATAACAATGAAACGTTAATACAGATACCATAAACAAGAAGAGGCGGGAAATTCAATATTTCCGCCTCTTCTTGTTTTATCCTTTCGAAGGAGTTATTTCGTCGAAACTGAATCAGCCGGCGTTGCCCCAATCCCATTGCCCATCTCGGCCATCCGGTTGATCCTATCATTCTTTTTCTGGTCGGGAAAACGTACCGAATAGATCATCGCCTCCACCTGCCTCATCAGTTCCCTCTTATCGTCCCTGGGTGCATAAACAAACCCTTCCAGTGTGAGTACACGACCACGGATCGGGTCGAGTGTTGTGATGCTGACAAAAGGCCCCCCCATAAAATCACCATGAACTTTCCACAAACCTCTTATCATGACTGTATAATTACCATTCAATTTAAAGGCACGGGAGAGGGTTGGTATCATCCGCTCAGTAGTCATATAAGTACCCGGAGCGGGGCCCGGTACATTTTTCTTCGACACCGAATCCCGCTTATCCAGTAAATACTTTTTGGTAAACGTACTATCAGATGTATACGGGTACCAGTATGCAATTACGTCCTGACTAATATTCGGGGTTTCATAGCGGATCCAGACAAAATTGGTGGTGTCAACCGAAACCGCAAATCCTTTTGGCACATTAATGGTGAAATGATGTTCTTTTTCCATCCGGCTGGCAACCGCTTCATTTCTAAATTTCCGGTCGGCATACATTTTCATCAACCGATCCCGCTCGCCTTTCACAAAGATGCCAACAACATCATTTCCTCTTTTGGCAAAGAAGTCAACAAAACTCTTTTCATCGGGTGCCTGCACTGTAACAATCAATTGCGGTTTCGACCAAACATTTCGCTGTATCTTGATAGAAGGTTCCTTAACCGATGTGTTAATTCTGGTCAGCAGAATATTCCGGCTGGTTTTGAAAATCTCATTAAAAGCTTCCGGCGGAATATGCACCACATTCAACATTGGCTCATCCCTGGGCAAACCAGCCACAGGCTGGGCCAGGAAGTGAAATATGGTATCGCCAACAGCTCCTTCCCAATAGTTCTTGGGAATCACTACGACTGTTTCACCCGGTTTCCCGGTAGCATTTTTCATTACTGGATTACTGTCTCCCGAGCAGGAGGAAACTATCGCTCCCAAGGCAAAGACGACCGTCAGTTGAAATAGTATCTTCTTCATGATACGCTATTTTAGATTTATTGTCGTTTCGATAAAAAATAAAAAAACCTTTCAACAAAACTGTAATTCGGCGCCCGTTCCCGGGACGGTGTATAATGAACCAGGTTTAAATTGCATTGGTTACCGAAAATTGTCTTACTAGATGATACGTTGGTTATTTCGAAATTAACAAAATTACACTAGTAAAAAAAGTTAAAGAATATCAACGAACAAACCCCGGCTCAATTGAACCAGGGTTCTGTATCGTATCCGCCTGAATATTCTTCAGACTACTCTTTGAGTGTCTCTTTTGATTTGTCTTCTTTTGATTTGTCTTCTTTCTTCGACTTTTCATCTGTCTCGCCCTCATCACTGGTGGCGTTTTTAAACTCTTTCATGCCCTTCCCAAGGCCGCGCATCAATTCCGGTATCTTCTTACCTCCGAACAGAAGCAGAACAATGACCAGTATGATTATGATTTCCTGCGGGCCAATGAACCCTGCTATCACGAATAAGTTCATAATGTCATGTTTTAAAGGTTTGGTTACAAATTTAGAATTTTTTTCACAGGATGTTCTTCGCACTCAGGAAATGACA
Encoded proteins:
- the tatA gene encoding twin-arginine translocase TatA/TatE family subunit encodes the protein MNLFVIAGFIGPQEIIIILVIVLLLFGGKKIPELMRGLGKGMKEFKNATSDEGETDEKSKKEDKSKEDKSKETLKE
- a CDS encoding DUF4837 family protein; this encodes MKKILFQLTVVFALGAIVSSCSGDSNPVMKNATGKPGETVVVIPKNYWEGAVGDTIFHFLAQPVAGLPRDEPMLNVVHIPPEAFNEIFKTSRNILLTRINTSVKEPSIKIQRNVWSKPQLIVTVQAPDEKSFVDFFAKRGNDVVGIFVKGERDRLMKMYADRKFRNEAVASRMEKEHHFTINVPKGFAVSVDTTNFVWIRYETPNISQDVIAYWYPYTSDSTFTKKYLLDKRDSVSKKNVPGPAPGTYMTTERMIPTLSRAFKLNGNYTVMIRGLWKVHGDFMGGPFVSITTLDPIRGRVLTLEGFVYAPRDDKRELMRQVEAMIYSVRFPDQKKNDRINRMAEMGNGIGATPADSVSTK